A genomic region of Dreissena polymorpha isolate Duluth1 chromosome 4, UMN_Dpol_1.0, whole genome shotgun sequence contains the following coding sequences:
- the LOC127878275 gene encoding uncharacterized protein LOC127878275: MEDTEVSTRFGGFGRGVLSSSKQTEISPGKVGMSSGFGKPSGDFGSSNGFGSNDDQPKSGGFGSRGGFGGGGGGRGGFGSSGDNTGVDRPQRGGFGGGGGRGGFGSSGDNTGGDGPSQSGGFGGRGGFGGGGSSGESNGFGGGKRGGFGGGRGGFSSRGDNNGDDSTEQGGFGSGGFGSSGDGDRPKRGGFGGGGGRGGFGGSRGGFGGGGGTDGERPPRGGGFGSSNGEKKSGKVN, encoded by the exons gaGGTATCAACAAGATTTGG TGGGTTTGGTCGTGGAGTGTTAAGCTCTTCAAAACAAACTGAAATATCCCCTGGAAAAGTGGGAATGTCTTCTGGATTTGGCAAACCAAGTGGAGACTTTGGAAGTAGCAACGGCTTCGGATCGAACGATGACCAGCCAAAGAGTGGTGGATTTGGCAGCAGGGGAGGTTTTGGTGGTGGAGGAGGGGGCAGAGGGGGATTTGGTTCATCTGGGGACAACACTGGAGTGGATAGACCTCAGCGTGGGGGGTTTGGTGGGGGAGGGGGCAGAGGGGGGTTTGGTTCCTCTGGGGACAACACAGGAGGGGATGGCCCTTCTCAGAGTGGTGGGTTTGGTGGGAGAGGGGGTTTTGGTGGCGGTGGATCATCAGGAGAAAGTAATGGTTTTGGTGGTGGAAAGCGTGGGGGGTTTGGTGGTGGGAGAGGGGGCTTTAGTTCAAGAGGTGATAATAATGGTGATGATAGTACTGAACAAGGAGGGTTTGGCAGTGGTGGATTTGGTTCCTCAGGCGACGGTGACAGACCCAAGCGTGGGGGGTTTGGTGGTGGTGGAGGGAGGGGAGGATTTGGTGGATCCAGAGGCGGATTTGGAGGCGGTGGTGGCACTGATGGAGAAAGACCCCCAAG GGGTGGAGGGTTTGGAAGTTCAAACGGAGAAAAAAAATCTGGTAAGGTCAATTAA
- the LOC127880312 gene encoding probable ATP-dependent RNA helicase DDX4 isoform X3 produces MTKGINFDNFDKIPAEVTGKDPPAAINSFEEAGLYDAFLQNVRKSKYEKPTPVQKHAIPIIMAGRDLMACAQTGSGKTAAFLLPTLTGMMKNGLTGSSFSAVQEPQALVVAPTRELAVQICRDAYKFAHGTMLKAVVLYGGTSIGHQLRQVEKGCHLLVGTPGRLIDMFTKGKVSLEKIKYLILDEADRMLDMGFGPEIRKIIETFGMPGKDQRQTLMFSATFPEEIQKLAAEYLNDYLFLSIGMVGGASSDVSQHIFEVDRMAKREKLVEILSEEGTSKTLVFVEQKRNADFLAAYLSQTGFPTTSIHGDRLQQEREEALADFKLGKAYILVATSVAARGLDIPAVKHVINYDLPSAIDEYVHRIGRTGRCGNLGKATSFYDPSSDSGMAKALVKILKQACQVIPDWLDNYAQGAISTAGYVPMNSKFGGKDIRKNVPRTRTEVETSSFGGGFGGGFNTGIGGGGSSAFDAGDEESWD; encoded by the exons ATGACCAAAGGGATCAACTTTGACAACTTCGACAAGATTCCAGCAGAAGTCACTGGGAAGGATCCCCCAGCTGCTATAAACAGCTTCGAGGAGGCTGGTCTGTATGATGCATTCCTTCAAAACGTTCGCAAATCCAAGTATGAGAAACCAACGCCAGTACAGAAACATGCAATACCTATAATAATGGCTGGTAGAGACCTAATGGCCTGCGCACAAACTGGTTCGGGGAAAACG GCTGCATTCCTGTTGCCAACACTGACAGGGATGATGAAGAATGGCCTGACAGGAAGTTCCTTCTCTGCTGTGCAGGAGCCCCAGGCCCTGGTGGTGGCCCCTACTAGGGAGCTGGCCGTTCAGATCTGCAGGGATGCATACAAGTTTGCCCACGGCACCATGCTGAAGGCTGTGGTGCTCTATGGAGGCACCTCTATCGGGCATCAGCTGAGGCAGGTGGAGAAAGGCTGCCACCTGCTGGTAGGAACCCCCGGACGACTCATTGACATGTTTACGAAAGGAAAG GTGAGCCTAGAAAAAATAAAGTACTTGATTCTCGATGAGGCAGATCGTATGCTAGACATGGGTTTTGGCCCAGAAATTAGAAAGATCATTGAAACATTTGGCATGCCTGGAAAGGACCAGCGACAGACCCTGATGTTCAGCGCGACATTCCCGGAGGAGATTCAGAAATTGGCTGCTGAGTATCTCAACGACTATCTGTTCTTGTCCATTGGAATGGTGGGCGGTGCCAGCTCCGATGTCTCACAACATATATTTGAAGTGGATCGCATGGCCAAACGTGAAAAGCTGGTGGAAATACTGTCAGAAGAAG GAACAAGCAAAACTTTGGTGTTCGTGGAACAGAAACGTAATGCTGATTTCTTGGCAGCCTATCTGTCACAGACAGGATTCCCTACTACTAGTATACATGG TGATCGTCTGCAGCAGGAGCGTGAAGAGGCTCTAGCGGACTTCAAGCTCGGAAAAGCGTACATCCTGGTGGCCACGTCGGTGGCTGCACGTGGGCTGGACATCCCTGCCGTGAAACACGTCATCAACTACGACCTGCCATCAGCCATTGACGAGTACGTTCACAGGATCGGTAGGACCGGACGCTGTGGTAACCTGGGAAAGGCCACATCGTTCTATGATCCTTCTTCAGATTCGGGAATGGCAAAGGCTTTGGTGAAAATTCTGAAACAG GCGTGTCAGGTGATTCCTGACTGGCTGGACAACTATGCCCAGGGAGCCATCAGCACTGCAGGCTATGTGCCCATGAACAGCAAGTTTGGTGGCAAGGACATAAGGAAGAATGTACCAAGG ACTCGCACAGAGGTTGAGACATCAAGCTTTGGAGGTGGGTTTGGAGGCGGATTCAACACTGGCATTGGCGGTGGAGGTAGTTCAGCCTTCGATGCTGGCGATGAGGAGAGCTGGGACTAA
- the LOC127880312 gene encoding probable ATP-dependent RNA helicase DDX4 isoform X2 yields the protein MLCVRQRKPWYLYVTLLNVYSFPGDGCFKCGESGHFSRECPNAGGGGRKDGNSGGDGITLDKDRPPPYVPPAPSEDEEEIFKSMTKGINFDNFDKIPAEVTGKDPPAAINSFEEAGLYDAFLQNVRKSKYEKPTPVQKHAIPIIMAGRDLMACAQTGSGKTAAFLLPTLTGMMKNGLTGSSFSAVQEPQALVVAPTRELAVQICRDAYKFAHGTMLKAVVLYGGTSIGHQLRQVEKGCHLLVGTPGRLIDMFTKGKVSLEKIKYLILDEADRMLDMGFGPEIRKIIETFGMPGKDQRQTLMFSATFPEEIQKLAAEYLNDYLFLSIGMVGGASSDVSQHIFEVDRMAKREKLVEILSEEGTSKTLVFVEQKRNADFLAAYLSQTGFPTTSIHGDRLQQEREEALADFKLGKAYILVATSVAARGLDIPAVKHVINYDLPSAIDEYVHRIGRTGRCGNLGKATSFYDPSSDSGMAKALVKILKQACQVIPDWLDNYAQGAISTAGYVPMNSKFGGKDIRKNVPRTRTEVETSSFGGGFGGGFNTGIGGGGSSAFDAGDEESWD from the exons ATGTTGTGTGTAAGACAAAGGAAGC CTTGGTATTTGTATGTTACATTGCTTAATGTATATTCTTTCCCAGGAGATGGCTGTTTCAAATGCGGAGAATCCGGACATTTTTCCAGGGAATGTCCTAATG CTGGGGGTGGTGGTCGAAAGGATGGCAACTCTGGCGGTGATGGTATCACATTAG ACAAAGACCGACCTCCCCCATATGTGCCCCCAGCTCCATCTGAGGATGAAGAGGAAATATTCAAATCCATGACCAAAGGGATCAACTTTGACAACTTCGACAAGATTCCAGCAGAAGTCACTGGGAAGGATCCCCCAGCTGCTATAAACAGCTTCGAGGAGGCTGGTCTGTATGATGCATTCCTTCAAAACGTTCGCAAATCCAAGTATGAGAAACCAACGCCAGTACAGAAACATGCAATACCTATAATAATGGCTGGTAGAGACCTAATGGCCTGCGCACAAACTGGTTCGGGGAAAACG GCTGCATTCCTGTTGCCAACACTGACAGGGATGATGAAGAATGGCCTGACAGGAAGTTCCTTCTCTGCTGTGCAGGAGCCCCAGGCCCTGGTGGTGGCCCCTACTAGGGAGCTGGCCGTTCAGATCTGCAGGGATGCATACAAGTTTGCCCACGGCACCATGCTGAAGGCTGTGGTGCTCTATGGAGGCACCTCTATCGGGCATCAGCTGAGGCAGGTGGAGAAAGGCTGCCACCTGCTGGTAGGAACCCCCGGACGACTCATTGACATGTTTACGAAAGGAAAG GTGAGCCTAGAAAAAATAAAGTACTTGATTCTCGATGAGGCAGATCGTATGCTAGACATGGGTTTTGGCCCAGAAATTAGAAAGATCATTGAAACATTTGGCATGCCTGGAAAGGACCAGCGACAGACCCTGATGTTCAGCGCGACATTCCCGGAGGAGATTCAGAAATTGGCTGCTGAGTATCTCAACGACTATCTGTTCTTGTCCATTGGAATGGTGGGCGGTGCCAGCTCCGATGTCTCACAACATATATTTGAAGTGGATCGCATGGCCAAACGTGAAAAGCTGGTGGAAATACTGTCAGAAGAAG GAACAAGCAAAACTTTGGTGTTCGTGGAACAGAAACGTAATGCTGATTTCTTGGCAGCCTATCTGTCACAGACAGGATTCCCTACTACTAGTATACATGG TGATCGTCTGCAGCAGGAGCGTGAAGAGGCTCTAGCGGACTTCAAGCTCGGAAAAGCGTACATCCTGGTGGCCACGTCGGTGGCTGCACGTGGGCTGGACATCCCTGCCGTGAAACACGTCATCAACTACGACCTGCCATCAGCCATTGACGAGTACGTTCACAGGATCGGTAGGACCGGACGCTGTGGTAACCTGGGAAAGGCCACATCGTTCTATGATCCTTCTTCAGATTCGGGAATGGCAAAGGCTTTGGTGAAAATTCTGAAACAG GCGTGTCAGGTGATTCCTGACTGGCTGGACAACTATGCCCAGGGAGCCATCAGCACTGCAGGCTATGTGCCCATGAACAGCAAGTTTGGTGGCAAGGACATAAGGAAGAATGTACCAAGG ACTCGCACAGAGGTTGAGACATCAAGCTTTGGAGGTGGGTTTGGAGGCGGATTCAACACTGGCATTGGCGGTGGAGGTAGTTCAGCCTTCGATGCTGGCGATGAGGAGAGCTGGGACTAA
- the LOC127880312 gene encoding probable ATP-dependent RNA helicase DDX4 isoform X1, which translates to MLCVRQRKPWYLYVTLLNVYSFPGDGCFKCGESGHFSRECPNAGSSNREKKSGDGCFKCGESGHFSRECPNAGGGGRKDGNSGGDGITLDKDRPPPYVPPAPSEDEEEIFKSMTKGINFDNFDKIPAEVTGKDPPAAINSFEEAGLYDAFLQNVRKSKYEKPTPVQKHAIPIIMAGRDLMACAQTGSGKTAAFLLPTLTGMMKNGLTGSSFSAVQEPQALVVAPTRELAVQICRDAYKFAHGTMLKAVVLYGGTSIGHQLRQVEKGCHLLVGTPGRLIDMFTKGKVSLEKIKYLILDEADRMLDMGFGPEIRKIIETFGMPGKDQRQTLMFSATFPEEIQKLAAEYLNDYLFLSIGMVGGASSDVSQHIFEVDRMAKREKLVEILSEEGTSKTLVFVEQKRNADFLAAYLSQTGFPTTSIHGDRLQQEREEALADFKLGKAYILVATSVAARGLDIPAVKHVINYDLPSAIDEYVHRIGRTGRCGNLGKATSFYDPSSDSGMAKALVKILKQACQVIPDWLDNYAQGAISTAGYVPMNSKFGGKDIRKNVPRTRTEVETSSFGGGFGGGFNTGIGGGGSSAFDAGDEESWD; encoded by the exons ATGTTGTGTGTAAGACAAAGGAAGC CTTGGTATTTGTATGTTACATTGCTTAATGTATATTCTTTCCCAGGAGATGGCTGTTTCAAATGCGGAGAATCCGGACATTTTTCCAGGGAATGTCCTAATG CTGGAAGTTCCAACAGAGAAAAGAAATCAG GAGATGGCTGTTTCAAATGCGGAGAATCCGGACATTTTTCCAGGGAATGTCCTAATG CTGGGGGTGGTGGTCGAAAGGATGGCAACTCTGGCGGTGATGGTATCACATTAG ACAAAGACCGACCTCCCCCATATGTGCCCCCAGCTCCATCTGAGGATGAAGAGGAAATATTCAAATCCATGACCAAAGGGATCAACTTTGACAACTTCGACAAGATTCCAGCAGAAGTCACTGGGAAGGATCCCCCAGCTGCTATAAACAGCTTCGAGGAGGCTGGTCTGTATGATGCATTCCTTCAAAACGTTCGCAAATCCAAGTATGAGAAACCAACGCCAGTACAGAAACATGCAATACCTATAATAATGGCTGGTAGAGACCTAATGGCCTGCGCACAAACTGGTTCGGGGAAAACG GCTGCATTCCTGTTGCCAACACTGACAGGGATGATGAAGAATGGCCTGACAGGAAGTTCCTTCTCTGCTGTGCAGGAGCCCCAGGCCCTGGTGGTGGCCCCTACTAGGGAGCTGGCCGTTCAGATCTGCAGGGATGCATACAAGTTTGCCCACGGCACCATGCTGAAGGCTGTGGTGCTCTATGGAGGCACCTCTATCGGGCATCAGCTGAGGCAGGTGGAGAAAGGCTGCCACCTGCTGGTAGGAACCCCCGGACGACTCATTGACATGTTTACGAAAGGAAAG GTGAGCCTAGAAAAAATAAAGTACTTGATTCTCGATGAGGCAGATCGTATGCTAGACATGGGTTTTGGCCCAGAAATTAGAAAGATCATTGAAACATTTGGCATGCCTGGAAAGGACCAGCGACAGACCCTGATGTTCAGCGCGACATTCCCGGAGGAGATTCAGAAATTGGCTGCTGAGTATCTCAACGACTATCTGTTCTTGTCCATTGGAATGGTGGGCGGTGCCAGCTCCGATGTCTCACAACATATATTTGAAGTGGATCGCATGGCCAAACGTGAAAAGCTGGTGGAAATACTGTCAGAAGAAG GAACAAGCAAAACTTTGGTGTTCGTGGAACAGAAACGTAATGCTGATTTCTTGGCAGCCTATCTGTCACAGACAGGATTCCCTACTACTAGTATACATGG TGATCGTCTGCAGCAGGAGCGTGAAGAGGCTCTAGCGGACTTCAAGCTCGGAAAAGCGTACATCCTGGTGGCCACGTCGGTGGCTGCACGTGGGCTGGACATCCCTGCCGTGAAACACGTCATCAACTACGACCTGCCATCAGCCATTGACGAGTACGTTCACAGGATCGGTAGGACCGGACGCTGTGGTAACCTGGGAAAGGCCACATCGTTCTATGATCCTTCTTCAGATTCGGGAATGGCAAAGGCTTTGGTGAAAATTCTGAAACAG GCGTGTCAGGTGATTCCTGACTGGCTGGACAACTATGCCCAGGGAGCCATCAGCACTGCAGGCTATGTGCCCATGAACAGCAAGTTTGGTGGCAAGGACATAAGGAAGAATGTACCAAGG ACTCGCACAGAGGTTGAGACATCAAGCTTTGGAGGTGGGTTTGGAGGCGGATTCAACACTGGCATTGGCGGTGGAGGTAGTTCAGCCTTCGATGCTGGCGATGAGGAGAGCTGGGACTAA